One Trichomycterus rosablanca isolate fTriRos1 chromosome 12, fTriRos1.hap1, whole genome shotgun sequence DNA window includes the following coding sequences:
- the LOC134324188 gene encoding polycystin-1-interacting protein 1-like produces the protein MPLSHLNKLFCILLPFHLVETRHFLQPNITLLFDSTTHDNLLRNCSCASEVRSCDEALANLLCSCGSVCRSSLAPGSLEAKNLMIWAHQPWMLKELLNGSRVLELQLSLCRPASLLGPAEYISIVDLRKLQISISGVTSHKGEKVLNLGLNVQNGSSSVAFLDMWSLNNHLKAYSVVGPPLQMLKQHFPNLAQANIQMKDVDEMHKPSILTFIY, from the coding sequence ATGCCATTGTCTCACTTAAACAAGCTCTTCTGCATCCTTCTGCCCTTTCACCTTGTGGAGACTCGGCACTTCCTCCAACCAAACATCACACTTCTATTTGACAGCACCACCCACGACAATCTCTTGCGCAACTGCAGCTGTGCTTCAGAAGTGCGCAGTTGCGACGAGGCTCTTGCCAACCTGTTGTGCAGCTGCGGTAGTGTCTGCCGTTCATCTTTGGCACCCGGATCCCTGGAGGCAAAAAATCTGATGATCTGGGCACACCAACCCTGGATGCTAAAGGAGCTGCTGAATGGCAGCAGGGTTCTAGAGCTGCagctgtctctgtgcagacctGCTTCACTGCTTGGACCTGCTGAGTATATCTCTATTGTAGATCTGAGGAAGCTTCAGATTTCCATTTCGGGTGTTACATCCCACAAGGGTGAAAAAGTTTTAAATCTTGGGCTGAATGTACAGAATGGAAGCTCCAGCGTTGCGTTTTTGGACATGTGGTCTCTGAATAATCACTTGAAGGCATATAGTGTGGTTGGACCTCCACTGCAGATGCTTAAGCAGCATTTCCCCAACCTTGCACAAGCTAACATTCAGATGAAAGACGTGGATGAGATGCACAAGCCATCAAtcttaacttttatttattag
- the maip1 gene encoding m-AAA protease-interacting protein 1, mitochondrial translates to MALPLLRWSCRRPVGLISSLKLSKFILNKHVNTSLASLPRSVTGVRHCSSDGEGRRHNQKVVVVGIPNPFIWVRTRIYFFLIRAYFDQDFSIEDFTDGAKQAFSHVSKLLSQCQFEALEGLVAKDLIGKLEEKCADLSLSHKKALSAEPDEIMYTTPGDVGFYYDNDGRKFVSILMRFWYLTSSRLPEDTMEGARIFQMAVGANGQKPETKRLLTANYEFQREFTKGVTPDWTITRIEHSKLLD, encoded by the exons ATGGCGCTACCCTTACTCAGATGGAGCTGTAGGAGACCTGTGGGTTTGATTTCATCTTTGAAATTAAGTAAGTTTATACTGaataaacatgtaaacacaagTCTAGCTTCATTACCGCGTTCAGTAACCGGAGTCAGGCACTGCAGCTCGGACGGTGAGGGGCGCAGACATAACCAGAAGGTTGTAGTGGTGGGGATCCCGAACCCCTTCATCTGGGTGCGCACTCGCATCTATTTCTTCCTCATCCGAGCTTACTTCGATCAGGATTTCAGCATCGAGGATTTCACTGATGGAGCCAAACAg GCATTTTCACATGTATCAAAGCTGCTGTCTCAGTGTCAGTTTGAAGCACTTGAAGGCCTTGTCGCCAAAGAC CTTATAGGCAAACTGGAAGAGAAATGTGCAGATCTTTCTCTGAGCCACAAAAAAGCACTCTCAGCTGAGCCAGACGAAATCATGTATACAACACCAGGGGATGTCGGCTTCTACTATGACAACGATG GAAGAAAGTTTGTCAGTATTTTGATGAGATTCTGGTACTTGACCAGTTCCCGGCTGCCAGAGGATACAATGGAGGGAGCACGCATCTTCCAGATGGCTGTCGGTGCAAATGGGCAGAAGCCGGAGACCAAGAGACTACTTACGGCCAATTATGA atttcAGAGGGAGTTCACCAAAGGAGTAACACCAGACTGGACCATCACTAGAATAGAGCACTCCAAACTGCTTGACTAA
- the tyw5 gene encoding tRNA wybutosine-synthesizing protein 5 has protein sequence MDCQEKVQVSVFSAVDKDLFLNKIYPLRKPAVLKGVPLGPCLEKWTVDYLAAKGGAQEVKLHVSSVPQMDFLHKNFIYRKLPFDKFVQRAAAETDHEEFFISKDESYYLRSLGDDARKEPADLKKQFPVLADDFHIPEFFEPEQFFSSVFRISSPGLQLWTHYDVMDNLLAQVTGRKRVVLYSPQDALHLYMSGDKSQVLDVDFPDLKQYPDFVKARRYECILEPGDLLFIPALWFHNTLALRFGVGVNVFWRHLPMDSYDKKDPYGNKDPVAAARALQTLERALSLLDELPADYRDFYARRMVLRIESRAYSAEK, from the exons ATGGACTGTCAGGAGAAAGTTCAAGTTTCAGTCTTCTCTGCAGTAGACAAGGATCTTTTCTTGAACAAGATCTATCCTTTG AGGAAACCAGCAGTGCTGAAAGGAGTGCCTTTAGGTCCATGCCtggaaaaatggacagtggatTACCTTGCTGCAAAAGGAGGTGCCCAGGAAGTCAAACTTCATGTTTCTTCTGTTCCTCAGATGGATTTTTTGCATAAGAATTTTATATACAG GAAGTTACCGTTTGACAAGTTTGTCCAGAGGGCTGCAGCGGAAACAGACCACGAAGAATTCTTCATCAGTAAG GATGAGAGTTACTACTTGCGATCGCTTGGAGACGATGCTCGTAAG GAGCCTGCTGACCTAAAAAAGCAGTTTCCTGTTCTGGCAGATGACTTCCACATCCCTGAGTTTTTTGAACCCGAGCAGTTCTTTTCCAGTGTTTTCCGCATTAGCTCACCTGGTTTACAGCTATGGACACACTATGAT GTAATGGACAATTTGCTGGCTCAGGTGACGGGAAGAAAACGTGTTGTTCTCTACAGCCCCCAAGATGCCTTGCACCTCTACATGTCAG GTGACAAGTCTCAGGTGTTGGACGTGGATTTTCCAGATTTGAAGCAGTACCCAGATTTTGTGAAGGCACGTCGTTATGAGTGTATTTTAGAACCAGGGGACCTGCTCTTCATCCCAG CCCTTTGGTTTCACAACACACTGGCTCTTCGGTTTGGCGTCGGCGTCAACGTGTTCTGGCGCCACCTGCCCATGGACAGCTACGATAAGAAGGACCCGTATGGTAACAAGGACCCTGTGGCAGCAGCACGGGCACTGCAGACTTTAGAGAGGGCGCTGAGTTTGCTGGATGAGCTGCCAGCTGACTACAGGGATTTCTATGCCCGTCGAATGGTGCTGCGTATTGAAAGCCGGGCTTATTCTGCTGAGAAATGA